One Telluria mixta DNA window includes the following coding sequences:
- a CDS encoding ABC transporter substrate-binding protein, producing MPTRRSFLASLLFTALAPFAAAQDTEPKVLHMFLSTSETGMDPAVASDIATLSLLENLFDPLLRYDYLARPVKLQGNGAKDLPEISADGLTYTFHIRPGMRFTPDPAFKGPPREVTAADYVYSIQRLYDPTLKSPWSFMFEGKLLGDAAWKDRFSYATGIPGLQAVDRYTLRIRLSKPDNNFLFYLATPATGVVAREVIEAYPGQAGNHPVGTGPFMLGDWKRSDRIVLVANPTSTSVFHSSVATDPAADPGDRAIARALEGQKLPRVDKVDIKIAEEFQGRMLGFLNGEYDYLEQVPESMTDMVIRNGKLKPELAARGMQLYRFPVLQTYYMWMNMEDPVLGGYSKERVALRRAISLSYNSAEDIALLKQGFAIKAESPLPPGVLGYDPNYRSPVPYDPAMANALLDRFGYDKRDPDGFRRQPKPNGGGTEPLTLQMSSEATVGGRLRDELWRKCLNAVGLRVVFKSDKKTEIIKASRLGKVQMFESNWIADFPDGDNFYQLLYGPNAGRANYARFNLPAYNERYEQAHALKDGPERQKLYVEMNQLIHAYNPWVPLTHVLSADIRQPWLKNYKRHPVEFTQWRYLDVDVAKRTRAARGK from the coding sequence ATGCCGACTCGCCGTTCTTTCCTCGCTTCCCTGCTGTTCACCGCTCTCGCTCCATTCGCCGCCGCGCAGGACACGGAACCCAAGGTCCTGCACATGTTCCTGTCGACGAGCGAGACGGGCATGGACCCGGCCGTCGCCTCCGACATCGCCACGCTGTCCCTGCTGGAAAACCTGTTCGATCCGCTGCTGCGCTACGACTACCTCGCGCGCCCCGTCAAACTGCAGGGGAATGGCGCGAAGGACCTGCCCGAGATCTCCGCCGACGGCCTCACGTACACGTTCCACATCCGCCCCGGCATGCGTTTCACGCCGGACCCGGCCTTCAAGGGCCCGCCGCGCGAGGTGACGGCGGCCGACTACGTCTACAGCATCCAGCGCCTGTACGACCCGACCCTGAAATCGCCGTGGTCGTTCATGTTCGAAGGAAAACTGCTGGGCGACGCGGCGTGGAAGGACCGCTTCAGCTACGCGACGGGCATCCCCGGCCTGCAGGCCGTCGACCGGTACACGCTGCGCATCCGCCTGTCGAAGCCGGACAATAACTTCCTGTTTTACCTGGCCACGCCGGCAACGGGTGTCGTCGCACGTGAAGTGATCGAGGCGTACCCGGGCCAGGCCGGCAATCACCCTGTCGGCACGGGACCGTTCATGCTGGGGGACTGGAAGCGCAGCGACCGCATCGTCCTCGTGGCGAATCCGACGTCGACGTCCGTGTTTCACTCCAGCGTGGCGACGGACCCGGCGGCCGATCCCGGCGACCGCGCCATCGCGCGTGCGCTCGAAGGGCAAAAGCTGCCGCGCGTGGACAAGGTCGACATCAAGATCGCGGAGGAATTCCAGGGCCGCATGCTGGGCTTCCTGAACGGCGAATACGACTACCTGGAGCAGGTACCGGAATCGATGACGGACATGGTCATCCGCAACGGCAAGCTGAAGCCCGAGCTCGCCGCACGGGGCATGCAGCTGTACCGCTTCCCCGTGCTGCAGACCTACTACATGTGGATGAACATGGAAGATCCGGTCCTGGGCGGCTATTCCAAGGAAAGGGTGGCGCTGCGCCGTGCGATCTCGCTCAGCTACAACAGCGCCGAGGACATCGCCCTGCTGAAACAAGGATTCGCGATCAAGGCCGAATCGCCGCTGCCGCCGGGCGTGCTGGGCTATGACCCGAACTACCGCAGCCCCGTCCCGTACGACCCCGCAATGGCGAACGCCTTACTCGACCGCTTCGGTTACGACAAGCGCGACCCGGACGGATTCCGGCGCCAGCCGAAGCCGAACGGCGGCGGCACCGAGCCATTGACCTTGCAGATGAGCAGCGAAGCGACCGTCGGCGGCCGCCTGCGCGACGAACTCTGGCGCAAATGCCTGAATGCCGTCGGCCTGCGCGTCGTGTTCAAGTCCGATAAAAAGACGGAGATCATCAAGGCGTCGCGCCTCGGCAAGGTGCAGATGTTCGAGAGTAACTGGATCGCCGACTTCCCCGACGGCGACAATTTTTACCAGCTGCTGTACGGCCCGAACGCGGGCCGCGCCAACTACGCCCGCTTCAACCTGCCGGCCTACAACGAACGCTACGAGCAGGCGCACGCGCTCAAGGACGGTCCCGAGCGTCAGAAACTGTACGTCGAGATGAACCAGCTGATCCACGCCTACAACCCGTGGGTGCCGCTGACGCATGTGCTCTCGGCGGATATCCGACAACCGTGGCTCAAAAACTACAAACGCCACCCTGTCGAATTCACGCAATGGCGTTATCTGGATGTCGATGTTGCGAAAAGGACACGTGCTGCAAGAGGGAAGTGA
- a CDS encoding TonB-dependent receptor, which yields MKLKKLAAMIAVIGTAVPAVAQQAQTDKPIARVEITGSSIKRIATEGALPVQTITLDQLDKQGVTNAEQLMRLISANGTGADNMTSGNNVFGADADRVSGGGSFASLRGLGPTGTLVLINGRRISGYGLSGKAVDLNTIPLAAVARIEVLKDGASAIYGTDAVGGVINFILKTNFEGVQATASGNWTEHGGGATRRLQVVAGHGNLDTDRFNIMAAIGYDRNNELDSHQRGFANGYQPARGLSPDTTGTPVANQLTGAGTALGSNFQMPGDPNKYLQAGLLSLQGKCDSVTGMNQYATALWKDVTSPLRTTYSCAYDYGGDYVMQLPTERTNGVARATFQITPDHRVFAEAVGAHTNSLAILTPAQISTSLANGNAYPVGGPYYQDLSPYIASFDKTKPIIYKWRAWPLGNRTQNYTTDTVRLMTGAEGLLAGKWDYKIDLSHSESHTKTDLVDGYAYTSALYQVLGSGVVNPFAAPSQGQSAAAMQALEGTKFYGRLQHGKTTLTQFNASISGEIWQLPAGPLQGAIGTDLRREGYGFAQDVDATKILLAPGNANQNTVNRNVKAIYTELVVPVMKNLELQLALRRDDYSLIGATTNPKIAFSYRPTSWLMLRGSANKGFLAPSFAQLYSGRLDQELPNGVSDPVGCASHPGDPRFCAIERLNYFSGGNPNLRPETSKQGTLGFIVEPNANFSASVDYWAINVKDRILNRTPQVVLANAASLGEYIHRNADGTIDYVDAGWINAAGLKTRGADVGLRGRGNLPDGWRWNATLDGTWTQSYQFAEFEGQPYVEYVGNFYTRDIYLRWKHNATFSVAKGPWSVLLSNLYRDGYKDQLPNGGKGTPPAGFNPHVASYTTWGLSTTYTGLKNTTITVGIQNLFDRDPPFTAHNVDEVVGAGWDPRVADPRGRSLSFDVKYRFF from the coding sequence GTGAAGTTAAAGAAGCTAGCGGCCATGATCGCCGTGATCGGTACCGCCGTCCCGGCGGTCGCACAGCAAGCGCAAACGGACAAGCCGATCGCGCGCGTCGAGATCACGGGTTCCAGCATCAAGCGCATCGCCACCGAAGGCGCGCTGCCGGTGCAGACGATCACCTTGGACCAGTTGGACAAGCAGGGCGTCACGAACGCGGAACAGCTGATGCGCCTGATTTCGGCCAACGGCACGGGCGCGGACAATATGACTTCAGGTAATAACGTGTTCGGCGCGGATGCCGACCGCGTCAGCGGCGGCGGCTCGTTCGCGTCGCTGCGCGGCCTGGGCCCGACCGGCACCCTCGTGCTGATCAACGGCCGCCGCATTTCCGGCTACGGCCTGTCCGGCAAGGCGGTCGACCTGAACACGATCCCGCTGGCGGCCGTCGCGCGCATCGAAGTGCTGAAGGATGGCGCATCCGCGATCTACGGCACGGATGCCGTGGGCGGCGTCATCAACTTCATCCTCAAGACGAATTTCGAAGGCGTGCAGGCGACTGCCTCCGGCAACTGGACGGAACACGGCGGCGGCGCCACGCGCAGGCTGCAGGTCGTGGCCGGCCATGGCAACCTGGATACCGACCGCTTCAACATCATGGCGGCGATCGGCTACGACAGGAACAACGAACTGGATTCGCACCAGCGCGGGTTCGCCAACGGCTACCAGCCGGCGCGCGGCCTGTCGCCGGACACCACCGGCACTCCGGTCGCCAACCAGCTGACGGGCGCCGGCACCGCGCTGGGTTCGAACTTCCAGATGCCGGGCGATCCGAACAAGTATCTGCAGGCCGGTCTCCTGAGCCTGCAGGGCAAGTGCGACAGCGTGACGGGCATGAACCAGTACGCGACGGCGCTGTGGAAGGACGTGACGTCGCCGCTGCGCACGACCTATTCATGCGCGTACGACTACGGCGGCGACTACGTGATGCAGCTGCCGACGGAGCGCACGAACGGCGTCGCCCGCGCCACGTTCCAGATCACGCCGGACCACCGCGTGTTCGCCGAAGCCGTGGGCGCGCATACGAATTCGCTGGCCATCCTGACGCCGGCGCAGATCTCCACGTCGCTCGCGAACGGCAACGCGTATCCGGTGGGCGGTCCGTATTACCAGGACCTGTCGCCGTACATCGCTTCTTTCGACAAGACCAAGCCGATCATCTACAAATGGCGCGCCTGGCCGCTGGGTAACCGCACGCAGAACTACACGACCGACACCGTGCGCCTGATGACGGGTGCCGAGGGCCTGCTTGCCGGCAAGTGGGACTACAAGATCGACCTGTCGCACAGCGAGAGCCACACGAAGACGGACCTCGTCGACGGCTATGCCTACACGAGCGCGCTGTACCAGGTGCTGGGCAGCGGCGTCGTGAATCCGTTCGCCGCGCCGTCGCAAGGCCAGAGCGCCGCCGCGATGCAGGCGCTGGAAGGGACCAAGTTCTATGGCCGCCTCCAGCATGGCAAGACGACGCTCACGCAGTTCAACGCCTCGATCTCGGGCGAGATCTGGCAGCTGCCGGCCGGCCCGCTGCAGGGCGCGATCGGCACCGACCTGCGCCGCGAGGGCTATGGCTTCGCACAGGACGTCGACGCGACCAAGATCCTGCTGGCGCCGGGTAATGCGAACCAGAACACGGTCAACCGCAACGTGAAGGCGATCTACACCGAACTCGTGGTCCCGGTCATGAAGAACCTGGAGCTGCAGCTTGCGCTGCGCCGCGACGACTACAGCCTGATCGGCGCGACGACGAATCCGAAGATCGCGTTCAGCTATCGTCCCACGAGCTGGCTGATGCTGCGCGGCTCGGCCAACAAAGGGTTCCTGGCGCCGAGCTTCGCCCAGCTGTACTCGGGCCGCCTGGACCAGGAACTGCCGAACGGCGTGTCCGACCCGGTCGGCTGCGCGTCCCACCCGGGCGACCCGCGCTTCTGCGCGATCGAGCGCCTGAACTACTTCAGCGGCGGCAATCCGAACCTGCGTCCGGAGACGTCAAAGCAGGGCACCCTGGGCTTCATCGTCGAGCCGAACGCGAACTTCTCGGCGTCGGTCGACTACTGGGCGATCAACGTCAAGGACCGCATCCTGAACCGCACCCCGCAGGTCGTGCTGGCCAACGCGGCGTCGCTGGGCGAGTACATCCACCGCAACGCGGACGGCACCATCGACTACGTCGACGCGGGCTGGATCAACGCGGCCGGCCTCAAGACGCGCGGTGCCGACGTGGGCCTGCGCGGCCGCGGCAACCTGCCGGACGGCTGGCGCTGGAACGCGACCCTCGACGGCACCTGGACGCAGAGCTACCAGTTCGCGGAATTCGAAGGCCAGCCGTACGTCGAATACGTCGGCAACTTCTACACGCGCGACATCTACCTGCGCTGGAAGCACAACGCCACGTTCAGCGTCGCCAAGGGCCCGTGGAGCGTCCTGCTCAGTAACCTGTACCGCGACGGGTACAAGGACCAGCTGCCGAACGGCGGCAAGGGCACGCCGCCGGCCGGCTTCAATCCGCACGTCGCCAGCTACACGACGTGGGGCCTGTCGACGACGTACACGGGCCTGAAAAACACGACGATCACCGTCGGCATCCAGAACCTGTTCGACCGCGACCCGCCGTTCACGGCGCACAACGTGGACGAAGTCGTGGGCGCCGGCTGGGATCCGCGCGTGGCAGACCCGCGCGGCCGCTCGCTGAGCTTCGACGTCAAGTACCGCTTCTTCTAA
- a CDS encoding S66 peptidase family protein, giving the protein MTPLIKPPRLRRGDVVGLIAPGGYTSDPSIEKAVQHIEALGFRVKLGTYLRDVWGNYGGTIAARIADLHAMFRDPDVKAIWAIRGGSGCISLLRHLDYHLIRTHPKVLLGYSDITALHLAIHRHAGLVTFHGPVASSTPSDYSTEHLLAVLTDPRASYTIPMSFDNDRRALDEPWYATRTVHDGVAEGPLIGGNLSLVSALAGTPYAADFTGGLLFLEEVNEEPYRIDRWMTQLDLAVGFDKAAGVMVGICENCGPQGDGPSLTLDETLDVHLQPLRVPAVTGYSFGHIRNQFTMPVGIRGRLDTEARTVTLLEAAVS; this is encoded by the coding sequence ATGACACCACTGATCAAACCACCGCGCCTGCGCCGCGGCGACGTCGTCGGCCTCATCGCGCCGGGCGGCTACACGAGCGATCCTTCCATCGAGAAGGCCGTGCAGCACATCGAGGCGCTGGGCTTTCGCGTCAAGCTGGGCACGTATCTGCGCGACGTGTGGGGCAATTACGGCGGCACGATCGCGGCGCGCATCGCCGACCTGCACGCAATGTTCCGCGATCCCGACGTGAAAGCCATCTGGGCGATCCGCGGCGGCTCCGGCTGCATCTCGCTGCTGCGGCACCTGGACTACCACCTGATCCGCACGCATCCGAAGGTGTTACTCGGCTACTCCGACATCACGGCGCTGCACCTCGCCATCCACCGCCACGCGGGCCTCGTGACCTTCCACGGCCCGGTCGCATCGAGCACGCCGTCGGACTATTCGACGGAGCACCTGCTGGCCGTGCTGACGGATCCGCGAGCGTCTTACACGATCCCGATGTCGTTTGATAACGACCGCCGCGCGCTGGACGAGCCGTGGTACGCGACGCGCACCGTGCACGACGGCGTGGCCGAGGGCCCGCTCATCGGGGGCAATTTGTCGCTCGTGAGCGCGCTGGCGGGCACGCCGTACGCGGCCGATTTCACGGGCGGCCTGCTGTTCCTCGAAGAGGTCAACGAGGAGCCGTACCGCATCGACCGCTGGATGACGCAGCTCGACCTGGCCGTCGGTTTCGACAAGGCGGCCGGCGTCATGGTCGGCATCTGCGAGAACTGCGGGCCGCAGGGCGACGGGCCGTCGCTGACGCTGGACGAGACCCTGGACGTGCACCTGCAACCGCTGCGCGTGCCGGCGGTGACGGGGTATTCGTTCGGGCATATCCGCAACCAGTTTACGATGCCGGTCGGGATCAGGGGGCGGCTGGATACGGAGGCGAGGACGGTGACGTTGCTGGAGGCGGCCGTTAGCTGA
- a CDS encoding LysR family transcriptional regulator: MDTLANNFPALVAFARIVSAGSLSAAARELDVPVSVVSKRLSLLEASLGTRLLQRTTRRQTLTDEGRLFHARVLRILDEVEQAEALLAQRRDGVHGLLRITAPGEFGRRWLAPVAAAFQELHPQVTIQLELLDAVVDLLDSGHDLGIRYGALADSSLVARELAPNYRVLCASPAYLQRHGEPRTPAELAGHRCIVIGDQRRTDWKFDGDETAPVRVDTAFLTNDGGAAQQLALAGSGIALKSIWDVGDDLAAGRLRRVLPNHAMAAAPLHAVYPHQRNLAPRVRVFVEYLKERLQDAWRW; the protein is encoded by the coding sequence ATGGACACGCTCGCCAACAACTTCCCCGCCCTCGTCGCGTTTGCCCGCATCGTCTCGGCCGGCAGCCTGTCGGCCGCCGCGCGCGAGCTGGACGTGCCCGTGTCCGTCGTCAGCAAGCGTTTATCGCTGCTGGAAGCGAGCCTGGGCACGCGCCTGCTGCAGCGTACGACGCGGCGCCAGACCTTGACGGACGAAGGCCGGCTGTTCCACGCGCGCGTGCTGCGCATCCTGGACGAAGTCGAGCAGGCCGAAGCCCTGCTGGCGCAGCGCCGCGACGGTGTGCATGGGCTGCTGCGCATCACGGCGCCCGGCGAATTCGGGCGGCGCTGGCTGGCACCCGTCGCGGCCGCATTCCAGGAACTGCATCCGCAGGTGACGATCCAGCTGGAGCTCCTGGATGCCGTTGTCGACCTGCTGGACAGCGGTCACGATCTCGGCATCCGCTACGGTGCGCTGGCAGACTCCTCGCTCGTCGCGCGCGAACTGGCGCCGAACTACCGCGTGCTGTGCGCGTCGCCCGCCTACCTGCAGCGCCACGGCGAACCGCGCACGCCGGCGGAACTGGCGGGCCACCGCTGCATCGTGATCGGAGATCAACGCCGCACGGACTGGAAATTCGACGGCGACGAGACGGCCCCCGTGCGCGTGGACACCGCCTTCCTCACGAACGACGGCGGCGCCGCGCAGCAGCTGGCGCTGGCCGGCAGCGGCATCGCGCTGAAATCGATCTGGGACGTGGGGGATGACCTGGCAGCGGGCCGTTTGCGGCGCGTGCTGCCCAATCATGCGATGGCGGCGGCGCCGCTGCATGCGGTGTATCCGCACCAGAGGAATCTGGCGCCGCGGGTAAGGGTGTTCGTGGAGTATCTGAAGGAGAGGCTGCAGGATGCGTGGCGATGGTGA
- a CDS encoding ester cyclase, protein MKAFPILAALLVALPAFAADDLVKAQEVIADPSLPAAQRDAEMQAARRYATFWHTGDERFARAALAADFTDRTLPPGRAQGVSGPLAASRFVRTAIPDLQADLLQLIVAGDRVTVHYRFHGHFTGRWADKRGEGQAIDFIATDIYRVADGKIADNWHIEDNLTLMQQLGLVAR, encoded by the coding sequence ATGAAAGCCTTCCCCATCCTCGCCGCCCTGCTGGTAGCGCTGCCGGCCTTCGCCGCCGACGACCTCGTGAAAGCCCAGGAAGTGATCGCCGATCCGTCGCTACCGGCGGCACAGCGCGATGCCGAGATGCAGGCGGCGCGCCGCTATGCCACGTTCTGGCACACTGGCGACGAGCGCTTTGCCCGCGCCGCGCTCGCAGCCGATTTCACGGACCGCACGCTGCCGCCGGGCCGCGCGCAAGGCGTGTCGGGGCCGCTGGCCGCATCAAGATTCGTGCGCACGGCAATCCCGGACCTGCAGGCCGACCTGCTACAACTGATCGTTGCGGGCGACCGCGTCACCGTGCACTATCGCTTCCACGGCCATTTCACGGGACGCTGGGCGGACAAGAGGGGGGAAGGGCAGGCGATCGACTTCATCGCCACCGACATCTATCGCGTCGCGGACGGGAAGATCGCCGACAACTGGCATATCGAGGACAACCTCACGCTGATGCAGCAACTGGGCCTCGTCGCCCGCTGA
- a CDS encoding SDR family NAD(P)-dependent oxidoreductase → MHIDLTGKTALVSASTAGIGLATAIGLAGAGTTVILNGRSNDAIERAREAVLAWVPHANLRGVAADLATAEGAATLLKAEPHVDILVNNAGTYGPQDFFEIDDATWEHFFQLNVMSGVRLARHYLKGMLERDWGRVVFISSESGLNIPADMIHYGMTKTAQLAVSRGLAKLAAGSGVTVNAVLPGPTLSEGVRAMLEGAAQEAHVSVEQAATDFVRTHRPSSILRRTASVDEVANMIVYVCSPQASATTGAALRVDGGVVDTIA, encoded by the coding sequence ATGCATATCGACTTGACCGGCAAGACCGCACTCGTCTCCGCTTCCACCGCGGGCATCGGCCTGGCGACCGCCATCGGCCTCGCCGGCGCGGGTACGACCGTCATCCTCAACGGACGCTCCAACGACGCCATCGAACGCGCCCGCGAAGCCGTGCTGGCGTGGGTGCCGCATGCAAACCTGCGCGGCGTTGCGGCCGATCTCGCGACGGCGGAAGGTGCTGCCACGCTGCTGAAAGCCGAGCCGCACGTGGACATCCTCGTCAACAACGCAGGCACGTACGGCCCGCAGGATTTCTTCGAGATCGACGACGCCACGTGGGAGCATTTTTTCCAGCTGAACGTGATGTCGGGCGTGCGCCTGGCGCGGCACTACCTGAAAGGGATGCTGGAGCGGGACTGGGGCCGCGTCGTGTTCATCTCGTCGGAATCGGGGCTGAACATCCCGGCCGACATGATCCACTACGGGATGACGAAGACGGCGCAGCTGGCGGTCTCGCGGGGGCTGGCGAAGCTGGCGGCCGGCAGCGGCGTCACCGTCAACGCGGTGCTGCCGGGGCCGACGCTGTCGGAAGGCGTGCGCGCCATGCTGGAAGGCGCGGCACAGGAGGCGCACGTTTCGGTGGAACAGGCGGCGACGGACTTCGTGCGCACGCACCGCCCGAGCTCCATCCTGCGCCGCACGGCGAGCGTGGACGAGGTGGCGAACATGATCGTCTACGTGTGCTCGCCGCAGGCGTCGGCCACGACGGGCGCGGCGCTGCGGGTGGATGGCGGTGTCGTGGACACCATCGCATAA
- a CDS encoding FMN-dependent NADH-azoreductase translates to MNILQINGSARLNGSNSTRVADAITARLKARHPEAAVELRDLARDPHPVLDEAALSALFTPAEQRTPEQSARVALDDALIAQLKNADVIVLGVPMYNFSVSVQIKSWIDAVARAGQTFRYTANGPEGLVTGKKVYVGLARGGIYRDTERDSQVPYLKGVLGLMGMTDVEFIYAEGVNMGPDRATAAFDEVATQIDEIVA, encoded by the coding sequence ATGAACATCCTGCAAATCAACGGTAGCGCCCGCCTGAACGGTTCGAACTCCACCCGCGTCGCCGACGCCATCACGGCGCGCCTGAAAGCACGTCATCCGGAAGCGGCGGTCGAGCTGCGCGACCTGGCGCGCGACCCGCACCCGGTGCTGGACGAAGCCGCGCTGTCCGCCCTGTTCACACCCGCCGAACAACGCACGCCGGAGCAGAGCGCACGCGTGGCCCTGGACGACGCGCTGATCGCGCAACTGAAAAACGCCGACGTGATCGTGCTGGGCGTGCCGATGTATAACTTCAGCGTGTCCGTGCAAATCAAGTCGTGGATCGACGCCGTCGCCCGCGCCGGCCAGACCTTCCGCTACACGGCGAACGGTCCAGAAGGCCTCGTCACGGGCAAGAAAGTCTACGTGGGCCTCGCCCGTGGCGGCATCTATCGCGACACGGAGCGCGACTCGCAGGTGCCGTACCTGAAGGGCGTGCTGGGCCTGATGGGCATGACGGACGTCGAGTTCATCTACGCCGAGGGCGTCAACATGGGCCCGGACCGCGCCACTGCCGCGTTCGACGAAGTGGCCACGCAGATCGACGAGATCGTCGCGTAA
- a CDS encoding LysR family transcriptional regulator: MVDANDLILFVRVVDAGSFSQAAERADLPKSTLSRRLTLLEEALGEKLFVRSTRRVAITAFGERILEHARRLVDETEEVAALAQHRQETPRGELRVSMPPDLVEFDLAGFCRAFSARYPDVRLRVDLSPRRVDLGGERFDVAVRAAHHLPDDATLVARKLCELRQALYASPDYLAAHGTPQTPDDLVHHDCLALAANDGDTLPWALTRGDGVRWEQVVQGPLVCNSPRLQREMALLGAGIAILPADAALRDWTGNGRLRRVLPDWWLPTAGLWCVMPGRRLMPARTRVFVDMLKTHMDTILGG; the protein is encoded by the coding sequence ATGGTGGATGCGAATGACCTGATCCTGTTCGTGCGTGTCGTCGACGCCGGCAGCTTTTCGCAGGCGGCTGAACGGGCGGATCTCCCCAAGTCGACGCTGTCGCGCCGCCTGACCCTGCTGGAAGAAGCGCTGGGCGAAAAGCTGTTCGTGCGCAGCACGCGGCGCGTGGCGATCACGGCGTTCGGCGAGCGCATCCTCGAGCATGCGCGCCGCCTCGTCGACGAGACGGAGGAAGTGGCCGCGCTGGCCCAGCACCGGCAGGAGACGCCGCGCGGAGAATTGCGCGTGTCGATGCCGCCCGATCTCGTCGAATTCGACCTGGCCGGTTTCTGCCGGGCGTTCAGTGCGCGCTATCCGGACGTCCGGCTGCGCGTCGACCTGTCCCCGCGCCGGGTCGACCTCGGGGGCGAGCGCTTCGACGTGGCCGTGCGCGCCGCCCACCACCTGCCCGACGACGCGACACTCGTCGCGCGCAAGCTGTGCGAACTGCGCCAGGCCTTGTATGCCAGCCCCGATTACCTGGCCGCGCACGGGACGCCGCAGACGCCGGACGATCTCGTGCACCACGACTGCCTGGCGCTCGCCGCGAACGATGGCGATACGTTGCCGTGGGCGCTGACGCGCGGCGACGGCGTGCGCTGGGAGCAGGTCGTGCAGGGGCCGCTCGTGTGCAACTCGCCGCGGCTGCAGCGCGAGATGGCGCTGCTCGGCGCCGGCATCGCCATACTGCCGGCCGACGCCGCCCTGCGCGACTGGACCGGCAACGGCCGCCTGCGCCGCGTGTTGCCGGACTGGTGGCTGCCCACGGCCGGCCTGTGGTGCGTGATGCCGGGGCGGCGCCTGATGCCGGCGCGCACGCGCGTGTTCGTCGACATGCTGAAGACGCACATGGACACCATCCTCGGCGGGTAA
- a CDS encoding MarR family winged helix-turn-helix transcriptional regulator — MTASERLIACNCFASRKAARLITKMYEDHLARVGLTSTQFSILVYVDEIGAASMKDLVEAMVMERTSVIRALQPLERDGLVAIGPHEEDARRNVVRLTDAGRAKLAEALPVWQTAQAEFESRFGAGLAGELRQSLSTLAP; from the coding sequence ATGACTGCTTCCGAACGACTCATTGCCTGCAACTGCTTCGCCTCCCGCAAGGCGGCGCGTCTGATTACGAAGATGTATGAAGACCACCTGGCGCGCGTAGGCCTGACGAGCACGCAGTTCTCCATCCTGGTCTACGTCGACGAGATTGGCGCGGCCTCGATGAAGGACCTGGTCGAGGCGATGGTCATGGAGCGCACGAGCGTGATCCGCGCGCTGCAGCCGTTGGAACGCGACGGCCTCGTGGCCATCGGTCCGCACGAGGAAGACGCGCGCCGCAACGTCGTGCGCCTCACCGACGCGGGCCGCGCCAAGCTGGCGGAAGCGCTGCCCGTGTGGCAGACGGCGCAGGCGGAGTTCGAGAGCAGGTTCGGCGCCGGGCTGGCCGGGGAGTTGCGCCAGTCGTTGTCGACGCTGGCACCGTAG
- a CDS encoding SDR family NAD(P)-dependent oxidoreductase → MSNANLGTAVVTGASTGIGALYADRLARRGYDLVLVARNGERLQAQADRLSTAYGITVHTIVADLTRDADLRRVEEVLRNDDAITLLVNNAGVGGTGPLLGSDVDKMQDMIALNVTALTRLTYAAAPGFVARGQGAFINIASIVAIAPEVLNGVYGGSKAYVVAFSQSLQHELADKGVRVQVVLPGATATDFWQIAGTPVEHLPSEIVMRAEDLVDAALAGYDQGEFATIPALEDGAKWNAYEAARRAMHPELSRTKPASRYAVAA, encoded by the coding sequence ATGAGCAACGCAAACCTCGGTACGGCAGTCGTCACTGGCGCATCCACCGGGATCGGTGCCCTCTACGCGGACCGCCTGGCCCGCCGCGGCTACGACCTGGTCCTCGTCGCCCGCAATGGCGAACGCCTGCAGGCGCAGGCCGACCGCCTGAGCACCGCCTATGGCATCACGGTGCACACGATCGTCGCCGACCTGACCCGCGACGCCGACCTGCGCCGCGTGGAAGAGGTATTGCGGAACGACGACGCCATCACGCTGCTCGTGAATAACGCCGGCGTGGGCGGCACCGGCCCGCTGCTGGGTTCCGACGTCGACAAGATGCAGGACATGATCGCGCTGAACGTGACCGCACTGACGCGCCTGACGTATGCCGCCGCGCCGGGCTTCGTGGCGCGCGGGCAGGGCGCCTTCATCAATATCGCGTCCATCGTCGCCATCGCACCGGAAGTGCTGAACGGTGTGTACGGCGGCAGCAAGGCGTACGTGGTGGCGTTCAGCCAGTCGCTGCAGCACGAACTGGCCGACAAGGGCGTGCGCGTACAGGTGGTACTGCCGGGCGCCACGGCGACGGATTTCTGGCAGATCGCCGGCACGCCCGTCGAGCATCTGCCCAGCGAGATCGTGATGCGCGCCGAGGATCTCGTCGATGCCGCGCTGGCCGGTTACGACCAGGGCGAATTCGCCACGATCCCGGCGCTGGAAGACGGCGCCAAGTGGAACGCGTACGAAGCGGCGCGGCGCGCGATGCACCCGGAACTGTCGCGTACGAAGCCGGCGAGCCGCTACGCCGTCGCGGCTTGA